In Apteryx mantelli isolate bAptMan1 chromosome 18, bAptMan1.hap1, whole genome shotgun sequence, a single window of DNA contains:
- the LOC136993643 gene encoding corticoliberin-like produces MRVRMISAASVLVLLFLPSETCSPLQWPRGPARRLAPAPQPTWEPRPGAARPPLPDGGPAAQRLPRLCPPRGAEPPAAPRPRARRALHAGKRRDGKPNSLDLTFHLLREFLEMSREERLAQKALSNKLLLQSIGK; encoded by the coding sequence ATGCGGGTCAGGATGATTTCGGCTGCCTCCGTCCTCGTCCTGCTCTTCCTGCCCTCGGAGACCTGCTCGCCCCTGCAgtggccgcggggcccggcccgccgcctggccccggccccgcagcccaccTGGGAGCCCCGGCCGggagccgcgcggcccccgctgcccgacggcggccccgcagcgcagagactgccgcgcctgtgccccccccgcggggcagagccccccgccgccccccgcccccgcgcccggcgggcGCTGCACGCCGGCAAGCGGCGCGACGGCAAGCCCAACTCGCTGGACCTCACCTTCCACCTGCTCCGCGAGTTCCTGGAGATGTCCCGGGAGGAGAGACTGGCCCAGAAGGCGCTGAGCAATAAGCTGTTGCTGCAGAGTATAGGGAAgtga